One window of the Colletotrichum destructivum chromosome 4, complete sequence genome contains the following:
- a CDS encoding Putative DDHD domain, alpha/Beta hydrolase, producing MPSPQTHTYGPKCRLAPVPQPLSAGAYDGIPPVAAQFFYSSVIPIDDPLSPGTIAGVSDARTARGQIRPFSLGDSNALEKAWLSFLSDDDIQAHEQLVRDRKLSPAAEKANAAKLALLVRHLAVKHIQKHGGTIQVSSMAGEASGVLLDTPLAVCCPDLFIDVSTELQNTFCALARKYHPSLGQESVVQEVMMELRRLASDESRPQSGSISSSRPRADSARSRQMGIIGSFSPRREAASELQRISKEAGHTGSETKTRARSDSRASEQTSRPSTPGLGSSLRQHPVDDGISGKPFVRAGLRQRPQDSFATSFPPLQGSPTLIDTEERDVQNPSDPPELPRRRENTPQAKLISDESYKREAIDVVVGVSRLHMVSIPALQMKPIYWSPVNDIAVVLRATWFYRDTMLPIPPAVANQLEAGYRELKPHTETWNDELRCAIEVGPLGEEKVSHRLWPEDVETLSDRDKQVVSDTRISTDPFCAASCFRGEAAAEGAVDPNLKAGAASQQHRSYASYHVVYKDASTAFLLKPSLKPSAYYGRRPVAKIMKGMTIGIPVTRGFDRHAWERIHNKKATRDAANQPPSSVNGPPEALGRDVCAACQAQKERGQVTDLVLVVHGIGQKFAERVESFHFTHAINAFRREVNLELTSPAVKGVLREDQNGIMVLPINWRHTLSFEDGGPMTEEDKATHVPDGFSLKDIEPGSIPAVRSMISDVMFDIPFYLSHHKGKMINALVTEANRVYRLWCRNNPGFAERGRTHVIGHSLGSAMAIEILSRQPTRVPRLDLSLRVPQPDFFEFDTCNLFLVGSPAGFFLLLERGMLQPRRGRVKPGADPVDINAPEVTGEACRYGCIAVDNIYNVLAKEDPIAYLLNGTIDPVYATSLRTAHVPSSASSIFQYVGNAVKSLVPGTTPTPATMAPPAAPKPPFARLPSQLELEVHDFTREEIAERKAYLLNDNGQIDYYLRFGGGPLEIQYLNMLSAHTCYWTSQDFIRMLCMEVGRKPGRANTIPAMRAQKAAKRVALG from the exons ATGCCTTCGCCACAGACCCATACTTACGGTCCTAAGTGCCGCCTTGCGCCTGTCCCGCAACCCTTGTCCGCAGGTGCCTACGATGGTATTCCTCCCGTTGCCGCACAGTTCTTCTACTCTTCGGTTATACCCATAGATGATCCCCTATCCCCTGGAACCATTGCCGGCGTCTCGGATGCGCGGACCGCACGTGGCCAAATCCGACCGTTTTCGCTAGGCGACAGCAACGCTCTCGAGAAGGCTTGGCTTAGCTTCTTGTCTGACGATGACATTCAAGCCCACGAGCAGTTGGTACGGGACCGTAAACTCAGCCCTGCTGCAGAGAAAGCCAACGCGGCCAAGCTGGCTCTCTTGGTGCGCCATTTAGCGGTAAAACACATCCAAAAACACGGTGGTACTATCCAGGTTTCGTCTATGGCAGGAGAAGCCTCAGGCGTGCTCCTGGACACTCCACTTGCCGTATGCTGTCCGGACCTATTCATAGATGTGTCCACCGAGTTGCAGAACACTTTTTGTGCGCTGGCCAGGAAATATCACCCTTCACTAGGTCAGGAAAGTGTCGTGCAGGAAGTGATGATGGAGCTAAGACGTTTAGCCTCAGACGAATCCCGACCCCAGTCAGGTAGCATCTCATCTTCGCGGCCCCGTGCAGACTCTGCCCGGTCACGACAAATGGGAATCATTGGCTCGTTcagtcctcgtcgagaagcgGCGAGTGAGCTGCAAAGAATTAGTAAAGAGGCTGGACACACCGGAAGTGAGACCAAAACAAGGGCGAGATCGGATTCCCGAGCAAGCGAGCAAACCTCACGGCCTTCAACGCCAGGGCTTGGTAGTTCACTTCGCCAGCATCCGGTAGACGACGGTATTTCTGGGAAGCCATTCGTTCGAGCTGGACTGCGACAAAGGCCGCAAGACAGCTTTGCCacttcctttcccccccttcaagGGTCACCAACCCTGATTGACACCGAGGAACGAGACGTGCAAAACCCGAGCGACCCACCAGAgttgccgagaagaagggaaaacaCCCCACAGGCCAAGCTTATCAGTGACGAGAGTTACAAGAGGGAAGCCATCGACGTGGTCGTTGGCGTCTCCCGACTACACATGGTGTCCATTCCTGCTCTACAAATGAAACCCATATATTGGTCTCCTGTGAATGACATTGCCGTGGTTCTCCGAGCCACCTGGTTCTACAG AGACACAATGCTACCCATACCTCCAGCCGTTGCGAACCAGCTAGAGGCTGGTTATCGAGAGCTCAAGCCACATACCGAGACCTGGAACGATGAGCTGCGCTGCGCCATTGAAGTTGGTCCCCTCGGTGAGGAGAAGGTGTCACATCGGCTGTGGCCGGAAGACGTGGAAACCCTCAGCGACAGGGATAAGCAAGTAGTCTCAGACACTCGCATCTCAACAGATCCGTTCTGTGCTGCAAGCTGTTTTCGTGGAGAAGCTGCAGCAGAAGGCGCCGTTGATCCGAATCTGAAGGCTGGAGCAGCTTCCCAGCAGCATCGGAGCTATGCGAGCTACCATGTCGTCTACAAGGACGCCTCCACGGCCTTTCTCTTGAAGCCTAGCCTGAAGCCTTCAGCTTATTATGGCAGGCGGCCGGTTGCGAAGATCATGAAAGGAATGACCATAGGCATTCCGGTTACCCGTGGGTTCGACCGGCATGCCTGGGAACGAATCCACAACAAGAAGGCCACTCGAGATGCTGCCAACCAGCCGCCCTCCTCTGTCAACGGCCCACCCGAAGCTCTTGGACGAGATGTTTGTGCGGCCTGCCAGGCGCAGAAAGAGCGTGGCCAGGTCACGGACCTCGTTCTAGTTGTTCATGGCATTGGACAAAAGTTCGCCGAGCGAGTCGAAAGTTTTCACTTTACTCACGCCATCAACGCCTTTCGGCGCGAGGTTAACCTGGAATTGACCAGCCCAGCAGTCAAGGGTGTTCTAAGGGAGGACCAGAACGGGATCATGGTACTCCCGATCAACTGGCGCCACACCCTGTCGTTCGAAGACGGCGGTCCAATGACGGAGGAAGACAAGGCAACGCATGTGCCAGACGGCTTCAGCCTTAAGGACATTGAACCCGGCAGTATTCCTGCGGTGAGGAGTATGATATCGGATGTAATGTTTGACATACCGTTCTACTTGTCTCATCACAAGGGAAAGATGATCAATGCCTTGGTCACAGAAGCCAACCGTGTATATCGACTTTGGTGTCGAAATAACCCGGGATTTGCAGAAAGAGGGCGAACTCATGTCATTGGCCACTCTCTCGGCAGCGCTATGGCTATCGAGATCCTCTCACGCCAGCCCACGCGTGTCCCAAGGCTGGATCTATCGCTGAGGGTCCCCCAGCCAGACTTCTTCGAGTTCGACACTTGCAACCTGTTTCTCGTAGGGAGCCCCGCCGGGttcttcctgctcctcgagAGAGGCATGCTTCAGCCCCGACGTGGTAGGGTGAAACCAGGGGCGGACCCCGTCGATATCAATGCCCCGGAAGTGACGGGAGAGGCCTGTCGGTACGGGTGCATTGCCGTGGACAACATCTACAACGTGTTGGCCAAGGAGGATCCTATCGCGTATCTTCTGAACGGTACAATAGACCCCGTATACGCCACGAGCCTAAGGACAGCACATGTTCCATCAAGCGCCAGCTCCATTTTCCAGTATGTTGGCAACGCAGTGAAAAGCCTCGTGCCGGGGACGACACCCaccccggcgacgatggcccCTCCGGCGGCGCCAAAGCCACCATTCGCGCGCTTGCCCTCGCAGCTCGAGCTTGAGGTCCACGACTTCACACGGGAGGAGATTGCGGAGAGAAAGGCTTACCTGCTCAACGACAATGGCCAAATCGATTACTACCTCAGGTTTGGCGGCGGTCCTTTGGAGATTCAGTATCTCAACATGTTGAGCGCGCACACTTGCTACTGGACGAGCCAGGACTTTATCCGCATGCTGTGCATGGAGGTCGGAAGAAAGCC
- a CDS encoding Putative Dual specificity protein phosphatase, translated as MATIALPRPIPPHRPTSTVGAVPSISLEPIGAAQVSVPNKHLPVCPPGPVPAEEPNTPPPSPPRDDEQIQQSSLLYPPSKFSKYESGSVAVYTICPADVAAAVDYISRQPLPDPNQVFPWFHGLHPHNHIQQAFFIARHRSLRKTPTCVRGVTLVKADGDLSVARLKGAIAPQEFIHLTAAPDFLDVDPRDGFCVRNFQIQAAKAAMLSDIVVYGEDDAAVRKLGLDIATAQLRWRQRHETQGHTIPEYNTFLCAAPFKDFENDHKEIVAIDTQGRLTGNVLDFFQQERKEMYNMTKASEISHNVWLGPTPDPTSGEEDHFDVLIECSDVGRLNPSALRTLAESRVEPTQRPYIDFPSSGSILPPTWSQAEADGILETCKWIYHLAHGTLPAMDKSGTDVDGDTDMTDQGEPAPVSPRPRKILIHCADGYTESTMLAIAYFSYSTGQGIADAWLHLHTSKKRNFFAYPTDVALLTCIEARLLHESPLHSGKSLRDITALIKEPPWLPGLDGSLPSRVLDYMYLGNLGHANNPDLLRALGIGQILSVGETSMWREGELEEWGTENVCVVQGVQDNGIDPLTDDFERCLDFIDRGRRNGTATLVHCRVGVSRSATICIAEVMRSRGLSFPRAYCFVRARRLNVIIQPHLRFAYELLKWEELNQVQKNGSTGVKRELEWGEIAREIALMNRPYAR; from the exons ATGGCGACAATTGCCCTTCCGAGGCCGATTCCCCCGCATCGTCCAACCTCCACGGTGGGCGCCGTTCCCTCCATATCACTGGAGCCCATTGGCGCCGCCCAAGTCTCCGTACCGAACAAGCATCTCCCAGTCTGCCCCCCGGGGCCCGTTCCTGCAGAGGAGCCCAACActccgccgccttctcctccccgcGATGACGAACAGATCCAGCAGTCTTCGCTGTTGTACCCTCCCTCAAAGTTCTCCAAGTACGAGTCTGGCTCCGTGGCCGTTTACACAATCTGCCCCGCCGACGtggccgctgccgtcgatTACATCTCCCGCCAGCCGTTACCGGATCCAAACCAAGTCTTCCCTTGGTTCCATGGGCTCCACCCCCACAACCATATCCAGCAAGCTTTCTTCATTGCCCGCCACCGTTCCCTCCGCAAGACACCCACATGTGTTCGAGGAGTCACGCTCGTCAAAGCCGATGGTGACTTGAGTGTTGCCCGTCTCAAGGGTGCCATTGCCCCGCAAGAGTTTATCCATCTGACTGCCGCCCCCGATTTCCTCGACGTTGACCCCCGCGATGGCTTCTGTGTGAGGAACTTCCAGATCCAGGCTGCTAAAGCCGCCATGCTTTCGGACATTGTTGTATATGGAGAGGACGATGCTGCCGTTCGCAAACTCGGTCTCGATATCGCCACCGCACAGCTTCGCTGGCGACAACGTCACGAGACACAGGGCCACACCATCCCGGAGTACAATACATTCTTGTGTGCCGCCCCATTCAAAGACTTCGAGAACGATCACAAGGAAATCGTTGCCATTGACACCCAGGGTCGACTGACTGGCAATGTTCTCGACTTCTTCCAGCAGGAGCGCAAGGAAATGTACAATATGACCAAGGCTTCGGAAATATCCCACAATGTCTGGTTGGGCCCAACACCAGACCCTACAtccggcgaggaggaccacTTCGACGTCCTGATCGAATGCAGTGATGTTGGCCGGCTGAATCCTTCGGCCCTGCGCACCCTGGCGGAGTCTCGAGTCGAGCCTACCCAACGACCTTATATTGATTTCCCCTCGTCTGGGAGTATCCTGCCGCCAACATGGTCAcaggccgaagccgacggcaTCCTGGAAACCTGCAAGTGGATTTACCACTTGGCCCACGGTACGCTTCCGGCCATGGACAAGTCCGGCACCGATGTGGACGGCGATACCGACATGACCGATCAGGGCGAGCCAGCTCCCGTGAGCCCGCGACCCAGGAAGATCCTCATCCACTGCGCCGATGGGTACACTGAGTCCACCATGCTAGCAATCGCCTATTTCAGCTACAGCACTGGTCAAGGCATTGCCGACGCCTGGTTGCACCTACACACCAGCAAGAAGCGTAACTTCTTCGCCTACCCCACCGATGTAGCCCTTCTCACGTGCATCGAGGCACGGCTACTTCACGAGTCGCCTCTCCACTCGGGAAAGAGTCTCCGTGACATCACGGCCTTGATCAAGGAGCCGCCATGGCTTCCCGGTCTAGATGGCTCGTTACCCAGTCGAGTTCTCGATTACATGTACCTTGGCAATCTTGGTCATGCAAACAACCCCGACCTTCTGAGGGCCCTGGGAATCGGTCAGATCCTAAGCGTGGGCGAAACCTCAATgtggagggaaggggagtTGGAAGAATGGGGCACAGAAAATGTCTGCGTTGTTCAAGGAGTCCAAGACAACGGCATCGACCCCTTGACAGACGACTTTGAGAGATGTCTCGACTTCATTG ATCGTGGCCGGCGTAACGGAACAGCCACATTAGTGCACTGCAGAGTCGGCGTGTCAAGAAGCGCAACCATTTGCATCGCCGAAGTGATGCGGTCACGGGGTCTTTCGTTTCCTCGGGCCTACTGTTTCGTCCGAGCCCGCAGGCTCAACGTTATAATCCAACCTCATCTGCGCTTTGCTTACGAACTTCTCAAATGGGAAGAGCTCAACCAAGTGCAGAAGAATGGTTCAACAGGCGTCAAGCGCGAGCTGGAATGGGGCGAAATCGCCCGAGAGATCGCCCTCATGAATCGTCCGTACGCCAGATGA
- a CDS encoding Putative WD40/YVTN repeat-like-containing domain superfamily, with protein MANTALNFITFNQDHSCLAVGTSKGFRIYHTDPFSKIFSSDDGNIAIIEMLFSTSLVALILSPRHLIIQNTKRSSVICELTFPSAVLAVRLNRKRLAVVLESEIYLYDISNMSLLFTIPTSPNPGAICALSPSSENCYIAYPLPKPREDSGDKRPAHAPPLSTYVAPTSGEVLVFDTLTLKAVNVIEAHRSPLCCICLNSEGTLLATASETGTIIRVFSVPGGQKLYQFRRGTYPSTIYSMSFNLSSTLLCVSSTSDTVHIFRLGAPPPGNNSAAAAAESPASPRQDRWSRSRSYDSANESPVGSAAGSPRSDLAEPAGPSNGGGGGGTQQINRRQSGSFSSMLRRSSQIMGRSVAGVVGSYLPQTVTEMWEPLRDFAYIKIPKPSNSPTGPVRTGSGNVSGAQLPSGPLRSVVAMSSSSPQVMVVTSDGGFYVYNIDMEHGGEGYLVKQFSVIDGDDKLDSSSYGT; from the exons ATGGCGAACACCGCCCTTAACTTCATTACCTTCAACCAGGATCACAGCTGTCTGGCCGTTG GTACATCCAAAGGCTTCCGGATCTACCACACCGATCCGTTCTCTAAAATCTTCAGCAGCGATGATGGAAACATTGCCATCATTGAGATGCTGTTCTCGACTTCTCTTGTTGCCTTGATCCTCTCGCCGCGACACTTGATTATCCAAAACACAAAG AGGTCCTCGGTCATCTGCGAACTCACCTTTCCATCCGCCGTGCTTGCCGTGCGTCTGAACCGTAAACGCCTCGCTGTTGTCCTCGAGTCCGAGATTTACCTTTACGATATTTCCAACATGAGCCTTCTTTTCACGATCCCTACCTCTCCGAACCCGGGCGCCATCTGCGctctctcaccctcctcgGAGAACTGCTACATCGCATACCCCTTGCCGAAGCCACGTGAGGATTCGGGTGACAAGAGACCGGCTCATGCGCCCCCTCTGTCAACATACGTTGCGCCGACGTCTGGCGAGGTTCTGGTTTTCGATACGCTCACCTTGAAGGCTGTGAACGTCATTGAGGCCCATCGCTCGCCCCTCTGCTGCATCTGTCTCAATAGTGAAGGAACGCTTCTAGCAACAGCGAGTGAGACTGGCACCATCATCCGTGTCTTCTCCGTTCCTGGGGGCCAAAAGCTGTATCAGTTCCGTCGGGGAACGTACCCTTCTACGATTTACAGCATGTCGTTCAACCTCAGCTCCACCCTTCTTTgcgtctcctcgacctctGATACAGTCCACATTTTCCGTCTCggagctcctccgccaggAAACaactcggccgccgctgccgcagaGTCGCCAGCGTCGCCTCGCCAGGATCGCTGGTCCAGGTCACGCAGTTATGACAGTGCCAACGAATCGCCGGTGGGCAGCGCGGCAGGGTCTCCGAGAAGCGACCTGGCCGAGCCCGCAGGGCCAAGCAAcgggggtggcggcggcggcacaCAGCAGATCAACAGGCGACAGAGTGGCTCTTTTAGCAGTATGCTCCGGCGCTCATCGCAGATAATGGGCCGCAGCGTGGCCGGCGTCGTTGGCTCGTACCTGCCACAGACCGTGACGGAGATGTGGGAACCCCTGCGGGACTTTGCCTACATCAAGATTCCAAAGCCGTCCAACTCGCCCACAGGACCGGTGCggaccggcagcggcaacgtGAGCGGAGCGCAACTGCCTAGTGGACCATTGCGAAGCGTCGTGGCTatgagcagcagcagtccTCAAGTAATGGTCGTCACGAGTGATGGCGGCTTCTATGTGTACAACATCGACATGGAGCACGGCGGGGAGGGCTATCTGGTCAAACAATTTTC AGTCATTGATGGAGACGACAAATTGGACTCGTCGTCTTACGGAACGTAA